GTAGGTGTCGAACCGGGTGGCGAAGCGCCGGCAGAACTCGCGCCGGCCGACCCGGGCGACCAGCCACCCCGCGATGCCGAGGCTGAACCTCATCGCGAAGTGCCCCGGTACCTCGGCGTAGACGCAGAACGCCGGGAACAGCCGGTCCGCCGGGACGTTCCGCAGGTCGTCGACCAACCGGTCCTCGCGTCCCAGGTACAGCTCCCGTTCGTCGATCCCGAGGCAGTCCAGCAGGAACGCCCGGAACTCGGCCTCGGGGACGAACCGACCGGACAGCCCGTCGTACCCGTCGGCCCGGGGCTCCGTCACCGGCTCGCCCGCCGTCAGCGGCCGAGGTCGGCCAGGATGCGGCGGGCCGCGTTGTGCCCGGCCGCGCCGATCACACTGCCGGCCGGGTGGGTGCCGGCGCTGCCCGCGTACACGCCGTCGATGCCGGTGGCGTACGGCATCCGGTCGGTGAACGAGACCGTGTTGTCGACGTGGTGGATGTGTCCGCCGGTGATGCCGAAGTGCGCCTCGATGCCGGGCGGTGCCAGCGGTACGGCGTCGGCGACCAGGTCGGCGCAGCCGGGGGCGTACCGCTCGCAGATCGCCAGCAGCCGGTCGACGTAGGACGGCATCGCCTCGGCCCAGCTGGTGCCGGTCAGCTCGTACGGCACGGACTGCACGAAGAGCGCCGACGAGTGGTGCCCTTCCCGGTCGCGCAGGGACGGGTCGACGGTGGTGTGCAGGTACCACTCGATGGTCGGCTCCGCCGGCAGCCGGCCGGCCTGGACGTCGGCCCACATCGCCCGCAGCGCGGCCATCGGTGACTCGCCGGCCTCGCCGTCGATCAGGGACGCCGAGCCGGGCAGCAGATGGATGGTCGAGCCGAACGGGCTCGGTGCGTCCGCCGGCAGGCAGGAGAAGCGGGGCAGCCCGGTCAGCGCCAGGTTGAGCTTGAGCGTGGTGCCGGTACGGCGCGCCGCCGCCATCCGGGCGCCGAGCTCCGCCGGCAGCGCGCCCTCGGGGAGCAGATCGATCAGACGGTACGGGTCACAGGCGCCGAGTACGACCTCGGCGGCGATCTCCCGCCCGTCGGCCAGCGCCACCCCGCTGGCCGTACCACCGGCCAGGGTGACCGTGCTGACCGGCGTACCGGTGAAGATCCTGGCCCCGGCGGCGCGGGCGGCGTCGGCGAACGTCCGGGAGACGGTCCCCATGCCCCCCTCGGTGATCATCCAGGTGCCGTCCGCCCCGGGCAGCCGGCACATGTTGTGCACCAGGAAGTTGTGGCCGGTGCCCGGGTCGTCCGGGCCGGCGTTCAGGCCGGAGAGGCCGTCGGTGACGGCGTACATGGAGACCAGCAGTTCCGACCGGAACTCGAACCGGGCCAGGTAGTCGGCGACCGAGCCGGTGACCAGGTCGACGAAGGCGTCGCGCAGCGCCGGTCGGACGTACCGTTGCGCGGTCTGTTCGACCGGTAGCGGTTCGGCCAGCCAGGCCGGTGCCAGGTCGTCGCGGAGCGCGGCGAGTTCGGCCTGCATGGCGTCGTCGGCGGCCACGTCGGCGGCGGAGAAGACCGACGCCATCTGGGCCCGGGTCGCCTCCCGGTCGCTGCCGAAGAGGAGGTACGGCGAGCCGAGGCCGCCCGGGGTCGGCAGGAAGTAGTGCGGGTCGCGGCGCAGCACCGGGATCTTGACGTCCAGCAGGGCGATCAACTCCGGTGGCATCAGCCCCAGGAGGTACGACCCGGTCGAGTGGCGCAGTCCCGGTACCTTCGCGAACGGCTGTTCGGTGCGGGTCGCTCCACCGAGCGTCGCGGCGGCCTCCAGCACCACCACGTCGAGACCGGCACGAGCCAGCAACACGGCGGACACCAGGCCGTTGTGACCGGAGCCGATGATCACTACGTCCGCGCGCGTGGGCAACTCTGCACTCATGCCAGGGGAGCCTAGTGCGGTTCGGGCCCGTCGGGGAGGGTCCTAGGCTGAGGCCCGATCTTGATGCGGCAGGTCGCGCGGCACAACGAGGACGCGGAGGACGGCGATGTTCGGCTGGTGGGGCTCGGCGGTCGTACGGTTCCGCTGGGCGGTGCTCGGCGCCGGTCTGGCCCTGGTCGTCGTCGGGGCGACCTGGGGGACCGGTCTGCTCGGCTCGCTGACCGGCGGCGGCTTCGACGACCCGGCGAGCGAGTCCAGCCGGGCCCAGCAGCGGATCGTCGCCGAACTGGGGGAGCAGGGCGCAGACGTACTGGTGCTCTACTCCAGCGAGTCGACCACCGTGGACCAGCCGGCGGTGCGTGGCCCGGTCACCGCCACCCTGGAGCGGCTCCGGCAACGGCCCGAGGTGGCCGGCGTCGTCGACTGGTACCAGTCCGGGTCGCCGGCGCTGCTCTCCACCGACCGGCACGCCACCTACGCGCTGGTGCGGTTGCGGGCCGACGGCGACGACGGCAGGACGGCCGCGTACGAGCGGCTGCGGCCGGCACTGGAAGCCCCCGGGGTACGGACCCAGATCGGCGGCAACGTGCCGTTCCTGGTGACGGCGAACCAGCAGACCACCGAGGACATCACCCGGGCGGAGACGCTCTCCCTGCCGGTCCTGCTGGTGCTGCTGATCCTGATCTTCGGTGGGTTGGTCGCCGC
The Micromonospora pisi DNA segment above includes these coding regions:
- a CDS encoding phytoene desaturase family protein produces the protein MSAELPTRADVVIIGSGHNGLVSAVLLARAGLDVVVLEAAATLGGATRTEQPFAKVPGLRHSTGSYLLGLMPPELIALLDVKIPVLRRDPHYFLPTPGGLGSPYLLFGSDREATRAQMASVFSAADVAADDAMQAELAALRDDLAPAWLAEPLPVEQTAQRYVRPALRDAFVDLVTGSVADYLARFEFRSELLVSMYAVTDGLSGLNAGPDDPGTGHNFLVHNMCRLPGADGTWMITEGGMGTVSRTFADAARAAGARIFTGTPVSTVTLAGGTASGVALADGREIAAEVVLGACDPYRLIDLLPEGALPAELGARMAAARRTGTTLKLNLALTGLPRFSCLPADAPSPFGSTIHLLPGSASLIDGEAGESPMAALRAMWADVQAGRLPAEPTIEWYLHTTVDPSLRDREGHHSSALFVQSVPYELTGTSWAEAMPSYVDRLLAICERYAPGCADLVADAVPLAPPGIEAHFGITGGHIHHVDNTVSFTDRMPYATGIDGVYAGSAGTHPAGSVIGAAGHNAARRILADLGR